One window from the genome of Variovorax sp. PAMC26660 encodes:
- a CDS encoding BMP family ABC transporter substrate-binding protein, with protein MTTNATSRAATPRRQILKAAASLSGVAMASALFPLIAHAKGGLIALVHTQAAGDASAVDAMIARLKLLGKETGMQTRAIYAKDPSTYETIFRTLADAGAAVIVSTFNEVTEPFKALAPKYPKTQWLQLFGDEMKPAIPNVTTVSYDYYLGTYLAGIFAGRMSTTGKIGFIGGMSIPPLNADFNAFKAGVLSVRKDAAVTVAFAGSFQDPVKGREIATQMYNSGIDFIQTDAAATDAGIIAAANDKPGRLVSCLDPAQYPQGTKSLISIVSLHFGKSLYDEASRIMKTGKGGSHLHTGLGTGVVALELSPLFQKDGDKAVAAKAEATMAEIRTAQAAILSGALKVPFNTVL; from the coding sequence ATGACAACCAACGCCACCTCTCGCGCCGCCACCCCACGCCGGCAGATCCTGAAAGCTGCAGCCAGCCTGAGCGGCGTGGCCATGGCCAGCGCGCTCTTCCCGTTGATCGCCCACGCCAAGGGCGGACTGATCGCGCTGGTGCACACGCAGGCTGCCGGCGATGCCAGCGCAGTCGACGCGATGATTGCGCGCCTGAAACTGCTGGGCAAGGAAACGGGCATGCAGACCCGCGCGATCTACGCCAAGGACCCGTCGACCTACGAGACCATCTTCCGCACGCTGGCCGACGCCGGCGCGGCCGTCATCGTGTCGACCTTCAACGAAGTCACGGAGCCATTCAAGGCGCTGGCGCCCAAGTACCCGAAGACGCAGTGGCTGCAACTGTTCGGCGACGAGATGAAGCCGGCGATCCCGAACGTGACCACGGTGTCGTACGACTACTACCTGGGCACCTACCTCGCCGGCATCTTCGCGGGGCGCATGTCGACCACCGGCAAGATCGGCTTCATCGGCGGCATGTCGATCCCGCCGCTGAACGCCGACTTCAACGCCTTCAAGGCCGGCGTGCTGTCGGTGCGCAAGGACGCGGCCGTCACGGTGGCCTTCGCGGGCTCATTCCAGGACCCGGTGAAGGGCCGCGAGATCGCCACGCAGATGTACAACAGCGGCATCGACTTCATCCAGACCGATGCGGCCGCCACCGACGCGGGCATCATCGCCGCCGCCAACGACAAGCCCGGCCGCCTCGTGAGCTGCCTCGACCCGGCGCAGTATCCGCAAGGCACCAAGTCGCTGATCTCCATCGTCAGCCTGCACTTCGGCAAGTCGCTGTACGACGAAGCCTCGCGCATCATGAAGACCGGCAAGGGCGGCTCGCACCTGCACACCGGCCTGGGCACCGGCGTCGTCGCGCTCGAACTCTCGCCGCTGTTCCAGAAGGACGGCGACAAGGCGGTCGCGGCCAAGGCCGAAGCGACGATGGCCGAGATCCGCACCGCGCAGGCGGCCATCCTCAGCGGCGCCCTCAAGGTGCCGTTCAACACCGTCCTTTGA